In the Salinirubrum litoreum genome, one interval contains:
- a CDS encoding CDC48 family AAA ATPase, whose translation MSDSEGIELTVRAAEKRDAGRGIARLPESVRRRLGVLSGDTVVVDGQRRTVAKVWPAGAGTPDGVVQIDADTRANAGVKVGDSVRIAQLSVTDAESVTVSAPDSLRSQSRDTVEDAVKRDLRDRPVHQGEQVRIERLGGGAFVVTDTEPDGTVRITDRTDVRVEYGGASRAKRVVESVTGGEDSGTGTTATGVTYEDIGGLDDELELVREMIELPLSEPEVFTRLGVEPPKGVLLYGPPGTGKTLIAKAVANEVDAHFLTISGPEIMSKYKGESEEKLREKFEEARENAPAIVFFDEIDSIGGKRDDGGDVENRVVGQLLSLMDGLEERENVIVIGATNRVDTLDPALRRGGRFDREIEIGVPNATGRREILDVHTRRMPLAEDVDVDRLSEQTHGFVGADLESLAKEAAMTALRRSRRDETPVPIEELEVTRADFEAAMASVEPSAMREYVAEKPTTGFDEVGGLDDAKATLSRAVEWPLRYGPLFEAANTDPPSGVLLHGPPGTGKTLLARAIAHESGVNFIRVAGPELLDRYVGESEKAVREVFERARQAAPAIVFFDEIDAVATDRDGVSGDSGVTDRVVSQLLAELDGLADNPNLVVLAATNRKDALDPALLRPGRLESHVLVPAPDEAARRAIFAVHTRGKPVSEEVDLDELASRTEGYSGADVAAVCREAAMHAIREVAEKYDASEANQRGDEVLLTPAHFEAALETVGPSGE comes from the coding sequence ATGAGCGACAGCGAGGGCATCGAACTCACGGTCCGCGCCGCAGAGAAGCGCGACGCCGGCCGTGGCATCGCCCGCCTCCCCGAATCGGTCCGCCGCAGACTCGGCGTCCTCTCCGGCGACACGGTCGTCGTCGACGGCCAACGCAGAACCGTCGCCAAGGTGTGGCCCGCCGGGGCCGGCACCCCCGACGGCGTCGTCCAGATCGACGCCGACACCCGCGCCAACGCCGGCGTGAAGGTCGGCGACAGCGTCCGCATCGCCCAGTTGTCGGTGACCGACGCCGAGAGCGTCACCGTCTCCGCACCCGACAGCCTGCGGTCGCAGAGCCGCGATACGGTCGAAGACGCCGTGAAACGCGACCTCCGGGACCGTCCGGTCCACCAGGGAGAGCAGGTCCGTATCGAGCGACTCGGCGGCGGCGCGTTCGTCGTCACCGACACCGAACCCGACGGGACCGTCCGGATCACCGACCGGACCGACGTGCGCGTCGAGTACGGGGGTGCCAGCAGAGCAAAGCGCGTCGTCGAGTCGGTAACCGGCGGTGAGGACTCCGGCACGGGGACGACCGCGACCGGTGTCACCTACGAGGACATCGGCGGTCTGGACGACGAACTCGAACTCGTCCGGGAGATGATCGAACTCCCGCTCTCGGAACCGGAGGTGTTCACCCGCCTCGGCGTCGAACCGCCGAAGGGCGTCCTGCTGTACGGGCCGCCGGGGACCGGGAAGACGCTCATCGCCAAGGCGGTCGCCAACGAGGTCGATGCACACTTCCTCACCATCTCCGGGCCGGAGATCATGTCGAAGTACAAGGGGGAAAGCGAGGAGAAGTTGCGCGAGAAGTTCGAGGAGGCCCGCGAGAACGCGCCGGCCATCGTCTTCTTCGACGAGATCGACTCCATCGGCGGGAAGCGCGACGACGGCGGCGACGTCGAGAACCGGGTCGTGGGCCAACTGCTCTCGCTGATGGACGGTCTCGAAGAGCGCGAGAACGTCATCGTCATCGGCGCGACGAACCGCGTAGACACGCTCGATCCGGCCCTGCGTCGGGGTGGCCGCTTCGACCGCGAGATCGAGATCGGCGTCCCGAACGCGACCGGCAGACGCGAGATTCTGGACGTGCACACCCGGCGGATGCCGCTGGCGGAGGACGTCGACGTGGACCGCCTGTCCGAACAGACCCACGGCTTCGTCGGCGCCGACCTGGAGTCGCTGGCGAAAGAGGCGGCGATGACCGCACTCCGGCGGTCGCGTCGAGATGAAACCCCCGTCCCCATCGAGGAACTGGAGGTGACGCGTGCCGACTTCGAGGCGGCGATGGCCTCCGTCGAACCGTCGGCGATGCGGGAGTACGTCGCCGAGAAGCCGACGACCGGGTTCGACGAAGTCGGCGGACTGGACGACGCGAAGGCGACGCTCTCTCGGGCGGTCGAGTGGCCCCTGCGCTACGGGCCGCTGTTCGAGGCGGCCAACACCGACCCGCCCTCGGGTGTTCTGCTCCACGGGCCGCCCGGCACCGGCAAGACACTGCTCGCACGGGCCATCGCCCACGAGTCGGGCGTGAACTTCATCCGCGTCGCGGGCCCGGAACTGCTCGACCGGTACGTCGGCGAGTCGGAGAAGGCGGTTCGAGAGGTGTTCGAGCGTGCGCGGCAGGCCGCCCCGGCGATCGTCTTCTTCGACGAGATCGACGCGGTGGCGACCGACCGGGACGGCGTCTCGGGCGACTCGGGCGTCACGGACCGCGTGGTCTCGCAGTTGCTCGCCGAGTTAGACGGACTGGCGGACAACCCGAACCTCGTGGTGCTGGCGGCGACGAACCGGAAGGACGCGCTCGATCCGGCGCTACTGCGGCCCGGTCGCCTGGAGTCGCACGTCCTCGTCCCGGCACCGGACGAGGCGGCACGGCGTGCCATCTTCGCGGTCCACACGCGCGGGAAGCCGGTCTCGGAGGAGGTCGATCTGGACGAGTTGGCGAGTCGGACCGAGGGCTACTCCGGCGCGGACGTGGCCGCAGTGTGTCGTGAGGCGGCGATGCACGCGATCCGCGAGGTCGCCGAGAAGTACGACGCGAGCGAGGCGAACCAGCGCGGCGACGAGGTCCTGCTGACACCGGCCCACTTCGAGGCAGCACTCGAGACTGTCGGTCCCTCCGGCGAGTAG
- a CDS encoding DUF7128 family protein — MVATTQRDGATWYECEKCGLLFDDESDAEAHEARCDPDEPSYIQ; from the coding sequence ATGGTCGCAACGACCCAGCGGGACGGTGCGACGTGGTACGAGTGTGAGAAGTGCGGGCTGTTGTTCGACGACGAGAGCGACGCAGAGGCACACGAGGCTCGCTGCGATCCGGACGAACCGTCCTACATCCAGTAG
- a CDS encoding DUF7508 domain-containing protein, giving the protein MTLRKRWRDLDRGTVGQAPERYGYYELGTDGDVVDRGVGVLRDELKEALAYGRADQVRWETATSKAHADRLLADHE; this is encoded by the coding sequence ATGACACTCCGGAAACGCTGGCGCGACCTCGACCGGGGGACCGTCGGGCAGGCACCCGAACGCTACGGCTACTACGAACTCGGTACCGACGGCGACGTGGTGGATCGGGGGGTCGGCGTCCTCCGAGACGAACTGAAAGAGGCGCTCGCCTACGGTCGGGCCGACCAGGTCAGGTGGGAGACCGCGACCTCGAAGGCCCACGCCGACCGACTGCTCGCCGACCACGAGTGA
- a CDS encoding DUF5796 family protein, whose protein sequence is MSARSDIAPSTLGVELQEGGVEVEYLDGRTTFYRGVPQAVSGTLTTQPGKEVHILVTDPTETEGVMLYVNDLKTHDDILESTGVGRIILGKEETEEVFPGVTVHRTGGQRCEIEADPEVARGRVFCFVEDDWGEDSYEFVVDETTAGDSADPTDAE, encoded by the coding sequence ATGAGCGCGCGCAGCGACATCGCCCCGAGCACCCTCGGCGTCGAACTGCAGGAGGGCGGCGTCGAAGTGGAGTATCTCGACGGCCGGACGACCTTCTATCGCGGCGTCCCGCAGGCCGTCTCGGGGACGCTGACGACCCAACCGGGCAAGGAGGTGCACATCCTCGTCACCGACCCGACCGAGACCGAGGGCGTCATGCTGTACGTCAACGACCTGAAAACCCACGACGACATCCTCGAATCGACCGGCGTCGGACGGATCATCCTCGGCAAAGAGGAGACCGAGGAGGTGTTCCCCGGCGTGACCGTCCACCGGACCGGCGGTCAACGCTGTGAGATCGAAGCCGACCCCGAGGTCGCTCGCGGCCGGGTCTTCTGCTTCGTAGAAGACGACTGGGGCGAAGACAGCTACGAGTTCGTCGTCGACGAGACGACGGCCGGGGACAGCGCCGACCCGACCGACGCGGAATGA
- a CDS encoding zinc-binding dehydrogenase: MQAVQFSEHGGRDVIEYGDFADPSPGRGEVLIDVKAGALNHLDIWTRKGLPGIDLEMPHIPGSDAAGVVTEVGEGVSRFSEGDHAAVSAGVSCGECEFCRDGEESLCVSFHIIGEHVRGVHAEQAVVPADNLVPVPDHVDWEVAGSASLVFQTAWRMLLSQGDLRPGESVLVLGASGGVGHAAVQIADYAGAEVYATASTEEKLQHAEECGADHVIDYEANDFAEEITEMTGKRGVDMVVDHVGAATYPDSLKSLAKGGRIVTCGATTGPNPDAGLNRIFWNQLSVIGSTMATPGEVDDVLELVWDGTFEPRIREVLPMSEAARAHEMIENREGFGKVVVRPDSEL; this comes from the coding sequence ATGCAGGCAGTTCAGTTCAGCGAGCACGGGGGCCGAGACGTGATCGAGTACGGCGACTTCGCGGACCCGTCCCCTGGCAGGGGCGAGGTGCTGATCGACGTGAAAGCGGGCGCGCTGAACCACCTCGACATCTGGACCCGGAAGGGCCTGCCGGGCATCGACCTCGAGATGCCACACATCCCCGGCAGTGACGCGGCGGGCGTCGTCACCGAGGTCGGCGAGGGCGTCTCGCGTTTCTCGGAGGGTGACCACGCGGCCGTCTCTGCCGGCGTCTCCTGTGGCGAGTGTGAGTTCTGCCGGGACGGCGAGGAGTCGCTGTGTGTCAGCTTCCACATCATCGGGGAACACGTCCGGGGCGTCCACGCCGAACAGGCCGTCGTCCCCGCCGACAACCTCGTGCCGGTGCCGGACCACGTCGACTGGGAAGTCGCGGGGTCGGCCTCGCTCGTCTTCCAGACCGCGTGGCGGATGCTCCTCTCGCAGGGCGACCTCCGACCCGGCGAGAGCGTCCTCGTACTCGGTGCCTCCGGCGGCGTGGGCCACGCCGCGGTCCAGATCGCCGACTACGCCGGTGCCGAGGTGTACGCTACCGCCAGCACCGAAGAAAAACTCCAGCACGCCGAGGAGTGCGGCGCGGACCACGTGATCGACTACGAGGCGAACGACTTCGCCGAGGAGATCACGGAGATGACCGGCAAGCGGGGCGTGGACATGGTCGTGGATCACGTCGGGGCGGCCACCTACCCCGACTCGCTCAAGAGTCTGGCAAAGGGCGGACGAATCGTCACCTGCGGCGCGACCACGGGGCCGAACCCCGACGCCGGCCTGAACCGCATCTTCTGGAACCAGTTGTCGGTCATCGGGTCGACGATGGCGACCCCCGGGGAGGTCGACGACGTGTTGGAACTCGTCTGGGACGGAACCTTCGAGCCTCGGATCCGCGAGGTCCTGCCGATGAGCGAGGCGGCCCGCGCCCACGAGATGATCGAGAACCGTGAGGGCTTTGGTAAAGTGGTCGTAAGACCGGACAGTGAGCTCTGA
- a CDS encoding VIT1/CCC1 transporter family protein — protein MASRLDSLRRLLRDEEVRSISRRYLVSNGFDGALTCVGVVVGAFLTGVPNGLVVVQIGLGAAVGLATSGVWSVWEIERAEKLADLQSVEDAMLTELDDTQLARDLSGARVVNATASGLGPLVGILVPLVPFLVTGDPFTVGLLSVREATVASVGFAVAVLFAFGAYMGSISKQRWYVAGFRMGLAGLVVAGINLLLPG, from the coding sequence GTGGCGTCACGACTCGACTCGCTCCGGCGACTGCTGCGTGACGAGGAGGTCAGGTCGATCTCCCGGCGCTACCTCGTCTCGAACGGGTTCGACGGCGCGCTGACCTGTGTCGGCGTCGTCGTCGGGGCGTTCCTGACCGGCGTCCCGAACGGCCTGGTCGTCGTCCAGATCGGTCTCGGTGCGGCGGTCGGTCTCGCGACTTCGGGCGTCTGGAGTGTCTGGGAGATCGAACGCGCCGAGAAGCTTGCAGACCTCCAGTCGGTCGAGGACGCGATGTTGACGGAACTGGACGACACCCAACTCGCGCGGGACCTCTCGGGTGCCCGTGTCGTCAACGCGACTGCCTCCGGACTCGGCCCACTCGTCGGGATTCTGGTCCCACTCGTCCCGTTTCTCGTGACCGGCGATCCCTTCACAGTCGGGTTGTTGTCGGTCCGGGAGGCGACGGTCGCGTCGGTCGGCTTCGCGGTCGCGGTGCTGTTCGCCTTCGGTGCCTACATGGGCAGTATCTCGAAGCAACGCTGGTACGTCGCCGGGTTCAGGATGGGGTTGGCGGGCCTGGTCGTCGCCGGGATCAACCTGCTCTTGCCGGGGTGA
- a CDS encoding DUF211 domain-containing protein, producing the protein MPPLRRLVLDVLKPHEPTMLTLGREIADLSTVEAATTDLVEIDEEVREVTLTIEGAELDYDEIVTVVDDLGGSVHSIDQAAYGEYVAVGPALDRE; encoded by the coding sequence ATGCCGCCACTCCGCCGTCTCGTTCTCGACGTGTTGAAGCCACACGAGCCGACCATGTTGACCCTCGGTCGTGAGATCGCCGACCTCTCCACGGTCGAGGCCGCGACCACCGACCTCGTGGAGATCGACGAGGAGGTCCGTGAGGTGACGTTGACGATCGAAGGTGCGGAGTTGGACTACGACGAGATCGTCACGGTCGTCGACGATCTGGGCGGGAGCGTCCACTCCATCGACCAGGCGGCCTACGGCGAGTACGTCGCGGTCGGGCCGGCGCTCGACCGGGAGTGA
- a CDS encoding DMT family transporter codes for MIRYRNLLLFLVLATLWGSAFMAINAGLKLAGIPPVLFAAVRYDIAGVLMLAYAAIVLDDPIPRGRGQWALVAVGSLLLIAAYHALLFVGESDPSVTSAAAAVIVSLSPILTTVFARVFLPEERLTVVGIVGLLLGLVGVIVLSDPNPDRLLTGAVVAKLLIFAAAAAFALGSVLTRRIDAEMPIESMEAWSMLGGALVMHLVSAGLGESPVGVDWFSPVALGSLLYLSVGASAVGFLIYFDLLDRLGPIEINLVSYVAPISAALAGWAFLTETPSETTAYGFLLIFLGFLLVKRRAIREELSGLRERRRGAGSSDD; via the coding sequence GTGATCCGCTACCGGAACCTCCTGTTGTTTCTCGTCCTCGCCACCCTCTGGGGATCGGCGTTCATGGCGATCAACGCCGGCCTGAAACTGGCGGGCATCCCCCCGGTCCTCTTCGCGGCCGTCCGCTACGACATCGCGGGCGTGCTGATGCTCGCCTACGCCGCTATCGTCCTCGACGATCCGATCCCGCGCGGCCGGGGCCAGTGGGCGCTCGTCGCGGTCGGGTCGCTCCTCCTGATCGCCGCCTACCACGCGCTCCTGTTCGTCGGCGAGTCGGACCCCTCGGTCACCAGCGCGGCCGCCGCCGTCATCGTCAGTCTCAGTCCCATCCTCACGACCGTCTTCGCCCGCGTCTTTCTCCCCGAGGAACGGTTGACCGTCGTCGGTATCGTCGGACTCCTGCTGGGACTCGTCGGGGTGATCGTCCTCTCGGACCCGAACCCCGACCGCCTGCTGACCGGGGCGGTCGTCGCCAAACTGCTGATCTTCGCGGCCGCCGCCGCCTTCGCGCTCGGATCGGTGTTGACCCGCCGGATCGACGCCGAGATGCCGATCGAGTCGATGGAGGCGTGGTCGATGCTCGGCGGTGCGCTCGTGATGCACCTGGTCTCGGCGGGACTCGGCGAGTCGCCGGTCGGCGTGGACTGGTTCTCGCCGGTCGCGCTCGGGTCCTTGCTGTACCTCTCGGTCGGCGCGAGCGCGGTCGGCTTCCTGATATACTTCGACCTCCTCGACCGGTTGGGCCCGATCGAGATCAACCTCGTCTCGTACGTCGCCCCCATCTCGGCGGCGCTGGCTGGCTGGGCGTTTCTCACGGAGACGCCCAGCGAGACGACTGCCTACGGCTTCCTGCTGATCTTCCTCGGCTTCCTGCTGGTCAAGCGCCGGGCCATCCGCGAGGAGCTCTCGGGGCTCCGCGAGCGACGCCGGGGTGCCGGATCGAGCGACGACTGA
- the trmB gene encoding HTH-type sugar sensing transcriptional regulator TrmB, protein MADELRSTMERVGERFNLGEYEIDAYLAVLEHGQLTASEIADNTDIPQPRVYDTVRSLSDRGLVELRESRPMKVVAVDPKDAFGDIRTSLTEMVEELEARYTAPARDTEAVSLVKSRSTILRYIEEVIDSAEFELVLSLTPDLLRRFREDLSAATDDGVSIDLLVAPASRAPDPAEFDYLDVATIARARRGITTPVLAVADGEYSIYATQDALRDDRDRYGVIFNRSALGFLVSGFFGTVLWTTAETLAADGKARPFPRRYASIRRAVKDIRDLEGEFYATVEGRDVETGATIVIEGKVLETAFEDTEEVASLVVETEDGPVDVGGLVAALEDIEGQEILIGRDEPPTR, encoded by the coding sequence ATGGCCGACGAACTGCGGTCGACGATGGAGCGAGTCGGGGAACGCTTCAACCTCGGCGAGTACGAGATCGACGCCTACCTCGCCGTGTTGGAACACGGACAGTTGACGGCGAGCGAGATCGCGGACAACACCGACATCCCGCAGCCGCGAGTGTACGACACCGTGCGCAGCCTCTCGGATCGTGGACTGGTGGAACTGCGCGAGTCCCGCCCGATGAAGGTCGTGGCGGTCGATCCGAAGGACGCCTTCGGCGACATCCGCACCTCGCTCACGGAGATGGTCGAGGAACTGGAAGCGCGCTACACCGCGCCGGCCCGCGACACCGAGGCCGTCTCGCTCGTGAAGTCCCGTTCGACGATCCTCCGGTACATCGAGGAGGTGATCGACTCCGCCGAGTTCGAACTCGTCCTGTCGCTGACGCCGGATCTGCTCCGGCGCTTCCGCGAGGACCTCTCGGCGGCCACCGACGACGGGGTGAGCATCGACCTGCTGGTCGCGCCCGCGAGTCGGGCACCGGACCCCGCAGAGTTCGACTACCTCGACGTGGCGACGATCGCCCGCGCCCGGCGCGGGATCACGACACCCGTCCTCGCGGTCGCCGACGGCGAGTACTCCATCTACGCGACCCAGGACGCCCTGCGCGACGACCGGGACCGCTACGGCGTCATCTTCAACCGGTCCGCACTCGGGTTCCTCGTGAGTGGGTTCTTCGGGACCGTGCTGTGGACGACCGCCGAGACGCTGGCCGCCGACGGCAAGGCCCGCCCCTTCCCGCGTCGGTACGCCTCCATCCGGCGCGCCGTGAAGGACATCCGCGACCTCGAAGGAGAGTTCTACGCCACCGTCGAGGGCCGAGACGTGGAGACCGGCGCGACCATCGTCATCGAGGGGAAGGTGCTGGAGACGGCCTTCGAGGACACCGAGGAGGTCGCGTCGCTGGTCGTCGAGACGGAAGACGGCCCGGTCGACGTCGGTGGACTGGTCGCGGCGCTGGAAGACATCGAAGGCCAGGAGATTCTGATCGGGCGGGACGAACCGCCGACGCGATAA
- a CDS encoding DUF5367 family protein: MQSTDTSTSTTTASAPNPTADSLYLGVGFAVWLVATVAVRLVGARVFDPAAPVLIAGVFVVTIPAMIALTLLIFRWRETPTPARPRAAGLLVAPGLLLDAFVLPLHATVFPQMPLGGVPFFGGFLLLAYGVVIVTGLQSGRGR, encoded by the coding sequence ATGCAGTCGACCGACACCTCGACTTCGACCACGACTGCCTCGGCCCCGAACCCGACTGCCGACAGCCTCTACCTCGGCGTGGGCTTCGCGGTCTGGCTGGTCGCCACCGTCGCCGTCCGACTCGTCGGTGCTCGCGTGTTCGACCCCGCCGCGCCGGTCCTGATCGCGGGCGTCTTCGTCGTCACCATCCCGGCGATGATCGCGCTCACGCTCCTGATCTTTCGGTGGCGCGAGACACCGACCCCTGCTCGTCCGCGTGCCGCCGGGCTACTCGTCGCGCCGGGTCTCCTGCTCGACGCGTTCGTCTTGCCGCTCCACGCGACCGTCTTTCCGCAGATGCCACTCGGCGGTGTCCCCTTCTTCGGTGGGTTCCTCCTGCTGGCCTACGGCGTCGTGATCGTCACGGGACTCCAGTCTGGTCGCGGTCGGTAG
- a CDS encoding M20/M25/M40 family metallo-hydrolase: protein MPVDDSDAVDAARDATEFDPIDFLEAAVQIDSSEDVTEMRAFLVETLADHGIDATVDDAGNTLATRESSVPEDGPHIVLNTHIDTVRPHVPFARDDGGAGDPAREDVIRGRGSCDAKGPLAALLAGFLATEPARGRLTLAVTPDEETLSLGADALDLDADAYVVGEPTGLDVCTAAKGRFQGTVTLSGVAAHAAEPESGVNAVAGLEGALRAIRTFDATDASPDPDPQLGGPTLTPTTVSGGESTNQVPAEAELVVDRRSVPPETAEGFRSALESHVRAAITDEVGVDFALTDRESPFLEAFATTPDAAVVRALQSASGGEIRPFGAATEASYFAPAPTVVFGPGVLADDEGAVAHAEREYVRVSEVRQAGEAVQSALATLLG, encoded by the coding sequence GTGCCGGTCGACGACTCCGACGCGGTCGACGCTGCCCGCGACGCGACCGAGTTCGACCCGATCGACTTCCTCGAAGCCGCCGTACAGATCGACTCGAGCGAGGACGTGACCGAGATGCGGGCGTTCCTCGTCGAGACGCTCGCGGACCACGGAATCGACGCGACGGTAGACGACGCCGGGAACACGCTGGCGACGCGCGAGTCTTCGGTGCCCGAGGACGGACCCCACATCGTCTTGAACACCCACATCGACACGGTGCGACCACACGTCCCGTTCGCACGGGACGACGGTGGAGCAGGTGATCCGGCCCGCGAGGACGTGATCCGGGGACGCGGCTCGTGTGACGCGAAGGGGCCGCTGGCCGCACTGCTCGCGGGATTCCTCGCGACCGAACCGGCACGGGGGCGACTCACGCTGGCCGTGACGCCGGACGAGGAGACCCTGTCGCTCGGTGCCGACGCGCTCGATCTGGACGCCGACGCCTACGTCGTCGGTGAACCGACCGGACTGGACGTGTGTACCGCCGCGAAGGGACGGTTTCAAGGAACCGTGACGCTCTCCGGGGTCGCGGCTCACGCCGCCGAACCCGAGTCGGGTGTCAACGCGGTCGCCGGCCTGGAGGGTGCACTCCGGGCGATCAGGACGTTCGACGCGACCGACGCGAGTCCCGACCCGGACCCGCAACTCGGCGGCCCGACGCTGACGCCGACGACCGTCTCGGGGGGCGAGTCGACGAACCAGGTGCCGGCCGAGGCGGAACTGGTCGTGGATCGGCGGAGTGTCCCGCCGGAGACGGCAGAGGGCTTCCGGTCGGCGCTGGAGAGCCACGTCCGGGCGGCGATCACAGACGAGGTGGGCGTCGACTTCGCGCTGACCGACCGGGAGTCACCGTTTCTGGAGGCGTTCGCCACGACCCCCGACGCGGCGGTCGTCCGGGCGTTACAGTCCGCTTCGGGCGGCGAGATTCGGCCCTTCGGTGCGGCGACCGAGGCGTCGTACTTCGCACCCGCGCCGACGGTGGTCTTCGGGCCGGGGGTGCTGGCCGACGACGAGGGCGCGGTCGCGCACGCGGAGCGGGAGTACGTCCGCGTCTCGGAGGTTCGGCAGGCGGGCGAGGCAGTGCAGTCGGCACTGGCGACGTTGCTCGGGTGA
- the dapF gene encoding diaminopimelate epimerase, translated as MTRDTDITTRSVAFEKYHGTDNDFVVVDADEYVPDRGAFATTYCDRSEGVSPASVVGREAGAVASEGGIEGPVGADGVLFLALEDAFSPPRVVMTLVQPDGSTAAMCGNGARCAAAWASNRTGSEEIMIDTQSGTRHARVEGGEATIEMGVPAFAPSEVPLAAGRTAPLIEENVEGLTVTAVDTGVPHAVAFVEDVDAVDLDSVAPAVRYADVFPEGTNVTVAEQIEGERAFRQRTYERGVEGETQSCGTGAVAVAAVAKRLGRLAGDDPVTVSPPGGDLTITVPDDGPATLQGPVVRDFSGELAADPRRRVDA; from the coding sequence ATGACCCGAGACACCGACATCACGACCCGATCCGTAGCGTTCGAGAAGTACCACGGCACCGACAACGACTTCGTCGTCGTCGACGCCGACGAGTACGTCCCCGACCGGGGGGCGTTCGCCACCACCTACTGCGACCGGAGCGAGGGCGTCAGCCCCGCGTCGGTCGTCGGGAGAGAGGCCGGGGCTGTCGCCAGTGAAGGCGGAATCGAGGGGCCTGTCGGTGCCGACGGCGTGCTCTTTCTCGCACTCGAAGACGCCTTCTCGCCGCCCCGAGTCGTGATGACGCTCGTCCAGCCAGACGGCTCCACGGCCGCGATGTGCGGCAACGGCGCGCGCTGTGCGGCGGCGTGGGCCAGCAACCGAACCGGCAGCGAGGAGATCATGATCGACACCCAGTCGGGCACGCGCCACGCCCGCGTCGAGGGCGGCGAGGCGACCATCGAGATGGGCGTCCCCGCGTTCGCGCCGAGCGAGGTCCCACTCGCGGCCGGCCGGACAGCGCCACTGATCGAGGAGAACGTGGAGGGACTGACCGTCACGGCCGTCGACACCGGTGTTCCGCACGCGGTCGCGTTCGTCGAGGACGTGGACGCGGTCGACCTCGACTCGGTCGCGCCGGCGGTCCGGTACGCCGACGTCTTCCCCGAAGGTACGAACGTCACCGTCGCGGAACAGATCGAGGGTGAACGTGCCTTCCGCCAGCGTACCTACGAGCGGGGCGTCGAGGGCGAGACCCAGTCCTGCGGGACCGGTGCAGTCGCGGTCGCTGCAGTCGCCAAGCGACTCGGCCGACTCGCGGGCGACGACCCCGTGACGGTCTCGCCGCCCGGCGGCGACCTGACGATCACGGTCCCGGACGACGGCCCGGCCACCCTGCAGGGACCGGTCGTCCGCGACTTCTCGGGCGAACTGGCCGCCGACCCGCGACGCCGGGTGGACGCCTGA